The Gymnodinialimonas sp. 57CJ19 genome includes a window with the following:
- a CDS encoding glycosyltransferase 61 family protein, translating to MQAVPPPAPALDFDPDRPINWTPSWHDDVTLVPWVEGGDRGARRAAGLFDAQGTFLPEGHCWRYDTGPITLEPAFPTSEQAPERLVGRWLYGGLFYGHFGHFLCETTSRLWALDALGPIAGIVFLPKQHLTHERRHFRHQLPFFAAMGLDDTKVTFRVPQQPVIIDQLAIPEPGFGIGNMIKGRPEYRQFMQSTLGADVAAQGGQDLYISRSQLPSKRGSVLLETLIETRMEKAGYSIFHPQNHDITEQIAAYKAARRIVSLDASSLHLAAMVVSPDTKVAIINRGPTNNIEDYVAQFTSWQGRAPTRIEAVSGVYGPEGRRTKKREAHAALSFPAIGAALAKDGFLPAATKWTAPTKLQTTKAVAALSERVGETLTFQSIEG from the coding sequence ATGCAAGCCGTTCCGCCCCCCGCCCCAGCGCTGGATTTTGATCCGGACCGCCCGATCAATTGGACCCCGTCGTGGCACGATGATGTGACGCTGGTCCCTTGGGTCGAGGGCGGCGACCGTGGCGCCCGCCGCGCGGCGGGCCTGTTTGATGCGCAGGGCACCTTCCTGCCCGAAGGCCATTGCTGGCGCTATGACACCGGGCCGATCACATTGGAACCCGCCTTCCCGACATCGGAACAAGCGCCTGAGCGTCTGGTGGGCCGGTGGCTCTATGGTGGGCTGTTCTATGGCCACTTCGGCCACTTCCTGTGCGAAACGACGTCCAGACTTTGGGCGCTGGATGCTTTGGGCCCCATCGCGGGCATCGTATTTCTACCCAAACAGCATCTGACCCACGAGCGGCGGCATTTCCGCCATCAACTCCCGTTCTTCGCCGCCATGGGGCTGGACGATACGAAGGTCACCTTCCGCGTCCCGCAACAGCCCGTTATCATTGATCAATTGGCCATCCCCGAACCGGGCTTTGGCATCGGCAACATGATCAAGGGCCGCCCCGAATACCGCCAATTTATGCAATCGACCCTTGGGGCCGATGTGGCGGCACAAGGTGGGCAGGATCTCTATATTTCCCGCTCGCAACTGCCCTCCAAACGCGGCTCTGTATTGCTTGAAACACTGATCGAGACGCGGATGGAAAAGGCCGGTTACAGCATTTTCCACCCTCAGAACCATGACATCACGGAACAAATCGCCGCCTACAAGGCCGCGCGCCGGATCGTGTCGCTGGATGCCTCGTCCCTGCATCTGGCCGCTATGGTTGTTTCTCCTGATACCAAGGTGGCCATCATCAATCGCGGCCCGACCAATAATATCGAAGACTACGTCGCCCAGTTCACCAGCTGGCAAGGCCGCGCCCCCACAAGGATCGAGGCGGTTTCGGGCGTCTATGGCCCCGAGGGACGCCGCACCAAAAAGCGCGAGGCCCACGCGGCATTGTCATTCCCCGCCATTGGGGCCGCGTTGGCCAAAGACGGGTTCCTGCCCGCCGCCACCAAGTGGACCGCGCCCACCAAACTCCAGACCACAAAGGCGGTAGCGGCCCTGTCTGAACGGGTCGGCGAAACGCTCACCTTCCAAAGCATCGAAGGCTAG
- a CDS encoding cobalamin biosynthesis protein CobQ, translating into MNTPAHLIFGAAAFGKPEHRWTLAAALAGGLMPDLSLYLMVGWHLLIAGTEARVVFGELYYSDTWQTVFAVDNSFILWGGVFALALWQGWRVLIAFSGAALVHIAFDFPLHAGDGRAHFWPLSRWIFDSPVSYWDRHHHANWVGPTELAFCIALVALLWWRVPDWRWRVVFALLLLAEFGSNNIWRFVF; encoded by the coding sequence ATGAATACGCCCGCACATCTGATTTTCGGGGCTGCTGCGTTCGGCAAGCCTGAACACCGCTGGACCCTTGCCGCCGCCCTGGCGGGAGGGCTGATGCCGGACCTGTCGCTTTACCTGATGGTGGGATGGCACCTGCTGATTGCGGGCACCGAGGCGCGGGTGGTGTTTGGAGAGCTCTATTACTCCGACACGTGGCAGACGGTCTTTGCCGTCGACAATTCGTTCATTCTTTGGGGGGGCGTTTTTGCGCTTGCCCTTTGGCAAGGCTGGCGGGTGCTGATCGCCTTCAGCGGCGCCGCGCTGGTGCATATCGCCTTTGATTTCCCGCTGCACGCGGGCGACGGTCGGGCGCATTTCTGGCCGCTTAGCCGTTGGATCTTTGACAGCCCGGTCAGCTATTGGGACAGGCACCACCACGCCAACTGGGTCGGACCGACCGAATTGGCGTTTTGCATCGCGCTGGTCGCGCTTTTGTGGTGGCGGGTGCCGGATTGGCGCTGGCGGGTGGTTTTTGCGCTGCTGTTACTGGCGGAATTCGGCTCTAACAACATCTGGCGCTTCGTGTTCTGA
- a CDS encoding NAD(P)(+) transhydrogenase (Re/Si-specific) subunit beta, with translation MEFGFTTAAYVVAAILFILSLGGLSGQESAKRAVWYGIAGMALAVAATLVGPGAGYWLLSIIMIAAGGAIGYQLATKVQMTQMPELVAAMHSLVGLAAVFVGYIAHIELGRVMGMDAETRDALTGFAGLLAHKSGVEISILRVELFLGVFIGAVTFTGSVIAYGKLAGRVDSAATKLPGGHMLNIAAAALSLLTLIWYCNTGGFFPLFLMTLAALFIGYHLIMGIGGADMPVVVSMLNSYSGWAAAAIGFSLGNDLLIVVGALVGSSGAILSYIMCKAMNRSFVSVILGGFGGPAGEQMAVEGEQIAIDADGVAAALNEADSIIIIPGYGMAVAQAQQAVSELTRKLRAAGKEVRFAIHPVAGRLPGHMNVLLAEAKVPYDIVLEMDEINDDFPDTDVAIVIGSNDIVNPAAQDDPNSPIAGMPVLECWKAKQVFVSKRGQGTGYSGIENPLFFKENTRMFYGDAKASLDALLPKVD, from the coding sequence ATGGAATTCGGTTTCACAACAGCGGCTTATGTGGTCGCGGCAATCCTCTTCATCCTGTCTTTGGGCGGTCTGTCCGGGCAGGAGAGCGCGAAACGAGCCGTATGGTACGGCATTGCGGGCATGGCTTTGGCTGTGGCGGCAACCCTTGTGGGCCCCGGCGCAGGCTATTGGCTTCTGTCGATCATCATGATCGCAGCGGGCGGGGCCATTGGCTACCAACTGGCCACCAAGGTGCAGATGACGCAAATGCCCGAATTGGTGGCGGCCATGCACTCTCTCGTGGGTCTGGCGGCGGTCTTTGTGGGCTATATCGCCCATATCGAGTTGGGCCGTGTCATGGGCATGGACGCCGAGACGCGCGACGCGCTGACCGGTTTCGCGGGCCTTCTGGCGCATAAATCCGGGGTCGAGATCTCGATCCTGCGGGTCGAGCTGTTCCTGGGCGTCTTCATCGGTGCCGTGACCTTCACCGGCTCTGTCATTGCCTACGGCAAACTGGCGGGCCGTGTGGACAGCGCGGCGACGAAACTGCCCGGCGGCCATATGCTGAACATCGCAGCGGCGGCTCTCTCTTTGCTGACGCTGATCTGGTACTGCAACACGGGCGGCTTCTTCCCGCTGTTCCTGATGACCTTGGCGGCGCTGTTCATCGGCTACCACCTGATCATGGGCATCGGTGGCGCGGACATGCCTGTGGTTGTCTCCATGCTCAACAGCTACTCAGGTTGGGCAGCAGCGGCGATCGGCTTCTCGCTTGGCAACGATCTGCTGATTGTTGTGGGCGCGTTGGTCGGTTCCTCCGGGGCGATCCTCAGCTACATCATGTGCAAGGCGATGAACCGCAGCTTCGTGAGCGTCATCCTGGGCGGCTTTGGCGGCCCTGCGGGCGAGCAGATGGCCGTGGAGGGCGAGCAAATCGCCATCGACGCCGACGGCGTGGCGGCGGCGCTGAACGAGGCCGACAGCATCATCATCATCCCCGGCTACGGCATGGCGGTGGCACAAGCACAGCAAGCGGTGTCGGAACTGACCCGCAAGCTGCGTGCTGCGGGCAAAGAGGTGCGCTTCGCAATCCACCCCGTGGCGGGCCGCTTGCCCGGCCACATGAACGTGCTGCTGGCCGAGGCGAAGGTGCCTTACGACATCGTCCTGGAGATGGACGAGATCAACGATGACTTCCCGGATACGGATGTCGCCATCGTTATCGGCTCCAACGACATCGTGAACCCTGCGGCTCAAGACGACCCCAACAGCCCCATCGCCGGTATGCCGGTTCTGGAATGCTGGAAGGCCAAGCAGGTCTTCGTGTCCAAGCGGGGCCAGGGTACGGGCTATTCGGGCATCGAGAACCCGCTGTTCTTCAAAGAGAACACACGCATGTTCTACGGCGACGCGAAAGCCTCGCTCGATGCGTTGCTGCCGAAAGTCGATTAA
- a CDS encoding DUF1178 family protein yields the protein MIRYAMKCGEGHRFESWFQSAEAFDGLADRGLLSCAICGGGDVTKAMMAPRVTGEGAPDGAEPAGSEQRPLSAPPHPAEAALRALREHVEKTSTDVGGNFAREARAMYLGDKPEKPIYGQAKPDEARALIEDGVPILPLPGVPGDKSN from the coding sequence ATGATCAGATACGCGATGAAATGTGGCGAAGGCCACAGGTTTGAAAGCTGGTTCCAATCGGCGGAAGCCTTTGACGGCCTGGCCGACAGGGGCCTGTTGAGCTGCGCGATCTGCGGCGGCGGCGATGTGACCAAAGCGATGATGGCGCCACGCGTAACGGGGGAAGGTGCCCCTGATGGGGCGGAGCCCGCCGGGTCAGAGCAGCGCCCCTTATCGGCCCCGCCACATCCGGCTGAAGCGGCGCTGCGCGCGCTTCGGGAGCATGTGGAGAAGACCTCCACCGATGTGGGCGGCAACTTCGCTCGGGAGGCTCGGGCCATGTATTTGGGCGATAAGCCGGAAAAGCCCATTTACGGGCAGGCCAAGCCCGATGAGGCGCGCGCGTTGATCGAGGATGGCGTGCCGATCCTGCCTTTGCCGGGCGTTCCTGGCGACAAGTCCAACTGA
- a CDS encoding sulfatase-like hydrolase/transferase yields the protein MTFTPDSIKDGNICVIWVDDMIDVYTWRKTFGLEIQTPNLDRLMAEGVRFSNAYATVPLCAPCRAELATGISPFRSGLVDLNRFWRDAYPPEKAWAYDLRRAGFYTFTTGKVDSNYKPMPEEYRRILFHEDALAEDKGKRRNVHAYLDKGPGIKGVNHPNDKGEYDHTFFDNRVAQNAIDHLSRADPSRRQLIQLGFKHPHYNLVAPDRFYAQYDTDDIVWPSIAAPEDYFGPQPGFAVYEAAYIANGPWTPEKAGDNAWRQVVRAYFACISHVDHEIGRFMDALRASPMAENTTVIFLSDNGFNLGNHDSFHKMSQWDSAAHIPLGMWHAGLEPRVEPLPVSLHNIPKTIMELAGLPPRPDWTSGQSLLPLIDPSFGSYDATKSPITCVFGTLSVRPSVEGLSQYRYFRYPNGEEHVYDLENDPGETQNLADSAPINALRDELTRGALDLGLDLRGFENPAEGVNAMMAVDGSVVLAGGRADNDYWAYGADAEKIQEDKDGGTDTLWYMAGPDDYILHCPANVEKIRIATVVSRKEEGAGTGPQPEGKRLQIVAHPDSPIHFETSERVEIDVKGSDGDDVMIGPKHGSATFYGGKGNDTMIAKAKQGNRRHGFYGEEGNDTLYGGPGRDTLDGGTGDDEIHGNAGRNHIYGGHGNDVIYDGEGASTIDAGPGQNALHIGDGDHEIATGAGVTRITPEAGAKIFKPAYGGVTIIAQWHEDQRYDLSAWPSTPIVQKIASDTWRVRSGLSILEITGVADGTSVSAQVI from the coding sequence ATGACCTTCACCCCCGACAGCATCAAAGACGGCAACATCTGCGTCATCTGGGTCGATGACATGATCGACGTCTACACCTGGCGCAAAACCTTCGGGCTGGAGATCCAGACCCCCAACCTTGATCGCCTGATGGCCGAGGGCGTGCGCTTCTCCAACGCCTACGCCACCGTGCCGCTCTGCGCGCCGTGTCGGGCGGAACTGGCCACCGGGATTTCCCCCTTCCGCTCAGGCCTCGTGGACCTCAACCGCTTCTGGCGCGATGCCTATCCGCCCGAGAAAGCCTGGGCCTACGACCTGCGCCGGGCGGGCTTCTACACCTTCACAACCGGCAAAGTTGACAGCAATTACAAGCCGATGCCCGAGGAATACCGCCGCATCCTCTTCCATGAGGACGCCCTGGCCGAAGACAAAGGCAAGCGCCGCAACGTCCATGCCTACCTGGACAAGGGCCCCGGCATCAAAGGCGTGAACCACCCCAACGACAAAGGCGAATACGACCACACGTTCTTCGACAACCGCGTGGCGCAAAACGCCATCGACCACCTCTCGCGCGCGGATCCGTCCCGACGCCAGCTGATCCAGCTCGGCTTCAAGCACCCCCACTACAACCTCGTCGCGCCCGACCGTTTCTACGCCCAGTATGACACCGACGACATCGTCTGGCCCTCCATCGCCGCGCCCGAGGATTACTTCGGCCCGCAACCCGGTTTCGCCGTTTACGAGGCCGCCTATATCGCCAACGGCCCCTGGACGCCCGAAAAGGCCGGCGACAATGCATGGCGGCAGGTCGTGCGCGCCTACTTCGCCTGTATCTCCCATGTGGATCACGAAATCGGGCGCTTCATGGATGCGCTCCGTGCCTCTCCCATGGCCGAAAACACCACGGTGATCTTCCTGTCCGACAACGGCTTCAACCTTGGCAACCACGACAGTTTTCACAAGATGTCCCAATGGGATAGCGCCGCCCACATCCCCCTTGGCATGTGGCACGCAGGGCTGGAACCGCGGGTCGAGCCGCTGCCCGTCAGCCTCCACAACATCCCCAAGACGATCATGGAACTGGCGGGCCTGCCCCCGCGCCCGGACTGGACCTCCGGGCAATCGCTGCTGCCGCTGATCGACCCCAGCTTCGGCAGCTATGACGCCACCAAATCCCCCATCACCTGCGTCTTCGGCACCCTCTCCGTGCGCCCCTCCGTCGAGGGCCTCTCCCAGTACCGCTACTTCCGCTATCCCAACGGCGAGGAACACGTCTACGACCTGGAAAACGACCCCGGAGAGACCCAGAACCTCGCCGACAGCGCCCCTATCAACGCGCTCCGCGATGAGTTGACCCGTGGCGCGCTGGACCTCGGCCTCGACCTGCGCGGGTTTGAGAACCCGGCCGAGGGCGTCAACGCGATGATGGCTGTGGACGGCTCTGTCGTGCTTGCGGGGGGCCGCGCAGATAACGATTACTGGGCCTACGGCGCGGACGCCGAGAAGATCCAAGAGGACAAGGACGGCGGCACCGATACGCTCTGGTACATGGCGGGGCCGGATGACTACATCCTCCACTGCCCTGCAAACGTTGAGAAAATTCGCATCGCCACCGTGGTGTCCCGCAAGGAGGAAGGCGCAGGCACAGGCCCCCAGCCCGAGGGCAAGCGCCTCCAGATCGTCGCGCACCCTGACAGCCCGATCCATTTCGAGACGTCCGAGAGGGTCGAGATTGACGTGAAGGGCTCGGACGGCGACGACGTGATGATCGGCCCCAAGCACGGCTCTGCCACCTTCTACGGCGGCAAGGGTAACGACACGATGATCGCCAAGGCCAAACAGGGCAACCGCCGCCACGGCTTCTACGGGGAAGAGGGCAACGATACGCTTTACGGCGGCCCCGGCCGCGACACGCTGGACGGCGGCACCGGGGATGATGAAATCCACGGTAACGCGGGCCGCAACCATATCTACGGCGGCCACGGCAACGATGTCATTTATGACGGCGAGGGCGCCTCCACCATCGACGCAGGCCCCGGCCAGAACGCGCTACACATTGGCGACGGCGACCATGAAATCGCCACCGGCGCAGGCGTCACCCGCATCACGCCGGAGGCAGGCGCCAAAATCTTCAAGCCGGCCTATGGCGGCGTCACCATCATCGCGCAATGGCACGAAGACCAACGATACGACCTCAGCGCCTGGCCTAGCACCCCCATCGTACAAAAGATCGCTTCAGACACTTGGCGCGTTCGCAGTGGTCTCTCAATCCTGGAGATCACAGGCGTCGCAGACGGCACTAGCGTAAGCGCACAGGTGATCTAG
- a CDS encoding NUDIX hydrolase, with translation MNTSTTPVDPDANPQRPLRIQAESKRDPRTQFAGLPFRVVKGKNGKRIEVLLVTSRETKRWIIPKGWPMDGMTPAEAAAQEVWEEAGAIGKAYDTCLGLYSYRKWMSKDLTLPVIVAVFAVKVKKLEEDFPEAGERRRKWFSLKKAATKVEEKDLRQLIATFSLDRLK, from the coding sequence ATGAACACCAGCACGACGCCCGTCGACCCAGACGCCAACCCACAACGCCCCCTTCGTATCCAAGCGGAGTCGAAACGCGATCCGCGCACCCAGTTCGCGGGCCTGCCGTTCCGTGTGGTGAAGGGCAAAAATGGCAAACGGATCGAGGTCCTACTGGTCACGTCGAGGGAAACCAAACGGTGGATCATTCCCAAAGGCTGGCCCATGGATGGCATGACCCCAGCCGAGGCCGCCGCCCAGGAGGTCTGGGAAGAAGCGGGGGCCATAGGAAAGGCCTACGACACGTGTTTGGGACTATACTCTTACCGCAAGTGGATGAGCAAAGACCTGACGTTGCCCGTGATTGTTGCGGTCTTCGCGGTAAAGGTAAAAAAGCTGGAAGAGGATTTTCCAGAGGCGGGCGAACGCCGACGGAAGTGGTTCAGCCTGAAGAAGGCTGCGACCAAGGTAGAGGAAAAGGACCTGCGCCAGTTGATTGCGACGTTCTCGCTGGATCGACTGAAGTAG
- a CDS encoding glycosyltransferase family 2 protein, whose product MGFTVATIAREPWPILDRFLRWHLDQGADKIVLFLDDPDDPSLPRLQGEPRIDARPCTPAFWASLRLKPDARFTRRQRGVLGQAYRELSDGWLLVLDADELMWMQDRPIAQALDSLPEDAQSLRVRSAEQVRLPDGSEAFRTPIERAAVDRVYGEKSNLLRARFGLTYHPEGKSFHRAGQEGLNMKLHWAQDAQGHRTPGPVWGASERAYLLHYAAPTYARWREKVAWRAGAHGFVVPVKERVAEIAESADPEAGYRALFDTLHALTDPQAEALAAEGGLLRHGPEG is encoded by the coding sequence ATGGGTTTCACCGTCGCCACAATCGCGCGGGAACCTTGGCCGATCCTGGATCGGTTTTTGCGTTGGCATCTGGATCAGGGGGCCGACAAGATCGTCCTGTTTCTTGACGATCCCGATGATCCCTCACTCCCCCGCTTGCAGGGGGAGCCGCGCATCGACGCCCGCCCCTGCACGCCCGCCTTCTGGGCCAGCCTGCGCCTGAAGCCCGACGCCCGCTTCACACGCCGCCAACGGGGCGTGTTGGGCCAAGCTTACCGAGAGTTATCAGACGGTTGGCTACTGGTTCTTGATGCTGACGAGTTGATGTGGATGCAAGACCGCCCCATCGCGCAAGCCTTGGACAGTCTGCCCGAGGACGCCCAATCCCTGCGCGTGCGCAGCGCCGAACAGGTGCGCCTGCCCGACGGGTCCGAGGCCTTCCGCACCCCCATCGAGCGTGCCGCCGTGGACCGTGTCTACGGCGAGAAATCCAACCTCCTGCGGGCGCGTTTCGGCCTCACGTATCACCCCGAAGGCAAAAGCTTTCACCGCGCCGGGCAAGAGGGGCTGAACATGAAGCTCCATTGGGCCCAGGACGCCCAGGGCCACAGAACGCCCGGCCCTGTTTGGGGCGCCAGCGAGCGCGCCTACCTTCTGCATTACGCGGCCCCCACATACGCACGCTGGCGTGAAAAGGTCGCGTGGCGCGCCGGGGCCCATGGCTTCGTGGTCCCCGTGAAAGAACGCGTGGCCGAGATCGCCGAGAGCGCTGATCCCGAAGCAGGCTACCGCGCCCTGTTCGACACGTTGCATGCCCTGACCGATCCCCAGGCCGAGGCGCTCGCCGCCGAAGGTGGCCTTTTGCGGCACGGCCCGGAGGGCTGA
- a CDS encoding Re/Si-specific NAD(P)(+) transhydrogenase subunit alpha, with protein sequence MKIGAPKEVEAGEARVAMTPASALQLQKLGYECVIETGAGALAGFSDAAYEAAGVEVVKTGAALWKAADIVAKVRPPNTTETKRLREGQLLISFFYPGQNEKGMEGARKQGANVIAMDMVPRISRAQKMDALSSMANIAGYRAVIEAGNNFGRFFTGQITAAGKVPPAKVLVVGAGVAGLAAIGTSTSLGAITYAFDVRPEVAEQVESMGAEFVFLDFEEEQADGSSTGGYASVSSPEFAAAQLAKFREIAPEIDIVITTALIPGRDAPELWTEDMVAAMKPGSVIVDLAAERGGNCKLTVKDEKIVTDNGVTIIGYTDFPSRMASQSSTLYATNIRHMMADLTPEKDGEVNHDMEDDVIRGATAVYAGEITFPPPPPKVAAIAAQPKAAPVPELTAEEKRAQEVAAFQEQTKMQVGLIAVGAALLLGVGLVAPASFMQHFIVFVLAIFVGFQVIWGVAHSLHTPLMAVTNAISSIIILGALTQVGSGSFFVVILAALAVFMTGINIFGGFLVTRRMLAMFQKS encoded by the coding sequence ATGAAAATCGGGGCTCCGAAAGAGGTAGAGGCCGGTGAAGCGCGGGTGGCGATGACGCCGGCCTCGGCTTTGCAGCTGCAAAAACTTGGATATGAATGTGTGATCGAGACGGGCGCAGGCGCGCTCGCTGGGTTCTCGGACGCGGCCTATGAGGCAGCCGGGGTTGAGGTCGTCAAAACCGGCGCGGCCCTTTGGAAAGCGGCCGATATCGTCGCAAAGGTCCGCCCGCCCAACACGACCGAGACCAAGCGGCTGCGGGAAGGGCAGCTTCTGATCTCGTTCTTTTATCCGGGCCAGAACGAAAAAGGCATGGAAGGCGCGCGCAAGCAGGGTGCCAATGTCATTGCGATGGACATGGTGCCGCGCATCAGCCGCGCCCAGAAGATGGATGCTTTGTCGTCCATGGCCAATATCGCGGGCTACCGAGCGGTGATCGAGGCGGGCAACAACTTTGGCCGCTTCTTCACCGGTCAGATTACGGCTGCCGGTAAGGTGCCGCCAGCCAAGGTTCTGGTTGTGGGCGCGGGCGTTGCTGGTCTGGCCGCTATCGGCACCTCCACCTCGCTTGGGGCGATCACCTATGCCTTCGACGTGCGCCCGGAAGTGGCCGAGCAGGTCGAGAGCATGGGCGCGGAGTTTGTCTTCCTCGATTTCGAGGAAGAGCAGGCAGACGGCTCATCCACCGGAGGCTACGCCTCGGTGTCTTCGCCGGAATTCGCTGCCGCTCAGCTCGCCAAATTCCGCGAGATTGCGCCAGAAATTGACATCGTCATCACCACGGCCCTGATCCCCGGACGCGACGCGCCCGAGTTGTGGACCGAAGATATGGTGGCCGCGATGAAGCCCGGCTCGGTCATCGTTGACCTCGCCGCAGAGCGCGGCGGCAACTGCAAGCTGACCGTCAAGGACGAGAAGATCGTCACCGACAACGGTGTCACGATCATCGGCTACACCGACTTCCCGTCGCGCATGGCCTCTCAATCTTCCACGCTCTACGCCACCAACATCCGCCACATGATGGCTGACCTGACCCCTGAAAAGGACGGTGAGGTGAACCACGACATGGAGGACGACGTGATCCGCGGCGCCACGGCTGTTTATGCCGGGGAAATCACCTTCCCGCCGCCACCGCCCAAAGTGGCCGCCATCGCAGCGCAACCCAAAGCGGCCCCGGTGCCGGAACTTACGGCAGAGGAAAAGCGCGCCCAGGAAGTGGCCGCGTTCCAGGAACAGACCAAGATGCAGGTCGGCCTGATCGCCGTGGGTGCGGCGCTGCTGTTGGGGGTGGGCCTTGTCGCGCCTGCCAGCTTCATGCAGCACTTCATCGTCTTCGTTCTGGCGATTTTCGTGGGCTTCCAGGTGATCTGGGGCGTTGCACATTCGCTGCACACGCCGCTGATGGCAGTTACCAACGCGATTTCGTCGATCATCATTCTGGGGGCGTTGACGCAGGTAGGCTCGGGTAGCTTCTTTGTCGTCATTCTGGCCGCGTTGGCCGTCTTCATGACGGGGATCAACATCTTTGGCGGCTTCCTCGTGACACGGCGCATGCTTGCCATGTTCCAGAAATCTTAA
- a CDS encoding hemin uptake protein HemP — protein sequence MSFQARMTDPDRTPPAVRPPSEPIYDAQRLVGAAGTALIVLDDKTYTLRITRAGKLILTK from the coding sequence ATGTCCTTTCAAGCCCGTATGACCGACCCGGACCGCACGCCTCCCGCCGTTCGCCCTCCCAGCGAGCCTATCTATGACGCGCAACGCCTTGTGGGCGCGGCGGGCACCGCTTTGATCGTTCTGGACGATAAGACCTATACGCTGCGCATCACCCGTGCGGGCAAACTGATCCTCACAAAATGA
- a CDS encoding glycosyltransferase family 2 protein, with product MAGRTIVTMMKDEAPFALHWIAHHRLIGFDRIVVFTNDCSDGTDAILDRLAAMGEVIHHRNKVPLGGKPQPLALRRALKLPEVVESDWIIALDVDEYVTVKRGKGHLDDLFATAPEADGFALTWRMMGGNGLTAWTNTPVTEAYTRSAPDRFRKGWGVKTLFRPFDNMKLGIHRPTVKGRDKHALHRLNWVNGSAKPMTRAFKDGMWRSSLATLGYAHAEIAHFATQSAEAFLRRAARGNVNAKPDKYDPTYYAIFDRNEAPHTHLLSHAAATQSRVAQYLDDPALSALIEQAAHWHAKALTALRAAPPYAAKMAALKTASQSNFDSLDDILFPQPLAPQGKEMVAKMQAEGIPDLQIARAVAKSVRRMEDQRDARDARELLSKGVTPDYGTWR from the coding sequence ATGGCCGGTCGCACCATCGTCACGATGATGAAGGACGAAGCGCCCTTCGCGCTCCATTGGATCGCCCACCACCGCCTGATCGGCTTTGACCGGATCGTCGTGTTCACCAACGATTGCAGCGATGGCACCGATGCGATCCTCGACCGTCTGGCCGCCATGGGCGAGGTCATTCACCACCGCAACAAGGTGCCCCTTGGCGGCAAGCCGCAACCCCTCGCCCTGCGCCGCGCGCTGAAACTGCCCGAGGTGGTGGAAAGCGACTGGATCATCGCCTTGGACGTGGATGAATACGTGACCGTGAAACGCGGCAAAGGCCACCTGGATGACCTCTTCGCCACGGCGCCCGAGGCCGACGGCTTCGCCCTGACGTGGCGGATGATGGGCGGCAACGGGTTGACCGCTTGGACAAATACCCCCGTGACCGAGGCCTACACCCGCAGCGCCCCAGACCGGTTTCGCAAGGGATGGGGGGTGAAAACCCTGTTCCGCCCCTTCGACAACATGAAACTGGGCATCCACCGCCCCACCGTCAAAGGCCGCGACAAGCACGCTCTGCATCGGCTGAATTGGGTCAACGGCTCAGCCAAACCCATGACCCGGGCCTTCAAGGACGGCATGTGGCGGTCTTCCTTGGCAACCCTCGGCTACGCCCACGCGGAAATCGCCCATTTCGCCACCCAAAGCGCCGAGGCGTTTCTGCGCCGCGCCGCCCGTGGCAACGTCAATGCCAAGCCCGATAAATACGACCCCACCTACTACGCTATCTTCGACCGGAACGAGGCCCCCCACACCCACCTGCTCTCCCACGCCGCGGCGACGCAATCGCGTGTCGCCCAATACCTCGACGACCCCGCCCTCAGCGCCCTGATCGAGCAGGCCGCTCACTGGCACGCCAAGGCCCTTACGGCCCTGCGCGCCGCGCCCCCCTACGCCGCGAAAATGGCGGCGCTGAAAACCGCCTCGCAATCCAACTTTGATAGCCTCGATGACATTCTCTTCCCCCAACCCCTCGCTCCTCAGGGCAAGGAGATGGTCGCGAAAATGCAGGCCGAAGGCATCCCCGACCTTCAAATCGCCCGCGCCGTCGCCAAATCCGTGCGCCGCATGGAAGACCAGCGCGATGCCCGCGATGCCCGTGAACTGCTCTCCAAAGGCGTCACGCCCGATTATGGCACGTGGCGCTAG